The Clostridium sp. DL-VIII DNA window TATATTATAAGGTATAAGAAGCTTTTCACTCATGTCAGACAAAAACTTCTAACTCCCATCTATGTAACACTTTTTTTCTTAGGAACCTAATTTTTTTAGGTTCCTCTATTTTTATAACTCTTTTCTTCCCTCTAATGCTTTGGACAATGTAACTTCATCTGCATAATCCAAATCTCCGCCTACAGGTATTCCTGCCGCAATTCTAGTTACTTTAACATCTAAAGGCTTAAGTATTTTAGAGATATACATAGCAGTCGCTTCGCCTTCTATATTAGGATTAGTTGCGAGTATTACTTCCTTTACATCTTCATTCATTCTTGCAACCAGTTCTCTAATTTTTATATCTTGTGGTCCTCTGCCTTGCATTGGAGATATGTTTCCATGTAATACATGATATACCCCATTATATTCCTTGACTTTCTCCATGGTCATAATATCCTTAGGCTGCTCTACAACACATATAGTTCCCTTATCCCTGTTTGGATTTTCACATAATGGGCATGGATCCTTATCTGTGAAGTTTCCGCACACAGAGCAATACTTAATTGTTCCTCTTGCTTGAACTAGAG harbors:
- the recR gene encoding recombination mediator RecR, giving the protein MEFYPVAIEKLIEEFAKLPSIGQKTAQRLTLHILNLPDDEVKEFANALVQARGTIKYCSVCGNFTDKDPCPLCENPNRDKGTICVVEQPKDIMTMEKVKEYNGVYHVLHGNISPMQGRGPQDIKIRELVARMNEDVKEVILATNPNIEGEATAMYISKILKPLDVKVTRIAAGIPVGGDLDYADEVTLSKALEGRKEL